In Thermothelomyces thermophilus ATCC 42464 chromosome 4, complete sequence, a single genomic region encodes these proteins:
- a CDS encoding glycoside hydrolase family 43 protein (CAZy_ID 268038), which yields MKGVSIAGAFSGLLSLASAASFSNPLKPFNGSDPHMTYYDGYYYLMTTTWTDLQITRAKTLEGLKNGETRVVWTDSDPSRCCNVWAPELHKIDNKWYIYYTAGNNQNLDGQRSHVLEGGSDPWGQYSYAGQLTQDWGIDGTILRVQNQNYFVWSCFSDGIQSLCIAPLQSPTSIGSPRVLSQPLLDWERVDTPVNEGPAPLYHDGKIFLAYSASFCWTPSYQLGLLTYNGGDPTAASSWTKTGPFFSSANGNYGPGHNSFVNSPDGTEIWNIYHATSISTGNCDGNRYTAAKKVTWNLDGSPNFGSPDPLGVVTPGPSGE from the exons ATGAAGGGTGTTTCCATCGCAGGGGCCTTCTCGGGCCTCCTTAGCTTGGCCTCAGCTGCCTCTTTCTCGAATCCTCTCAAACCCTTCAACGGGTCAGATCCTCATATGACCTACTATGATGGGTACTATTATCTGATGACGACAACATGGACCGACCTGCAGATAACCCGAGCCAAGACCTTAGAGGGCCTCAAAAACGGAGAGACCAGGGTGGTTTGGACTGACTCGGATCCCTCCCGCTGCTGCAATGTCTGGGCACCCGAGCTTCACAAGATTGACAACAA GTGGTACATCTACTACACAGCTGGAAACAACCAGAACCTAGATGGCCAGCGGTCTCATGTCCTAGAAG GTGGTTCTGACCCGTGGGGCCAGTACTCCTATGCCGGACAGCTCACCCAAGACTGGGGCATCGACGGTACGATTCTCCGCGTCCAGAACCAGAACTACTTTGTTTGGTCCTGCTTCTCGGACGGTATCCAGTCCCTCTGCATTGCGCCTTTGCAGTCACCGACTTCGATTGGCTCTCCCCGAGTGCTCTCGCAACCGCTCCTGGACTGGGAACGGGTCGACACTCCGGTTAATGAGGGGCCGGCACCGCTCTACCATGATGGAAAAATCTTCCTCGCCTATAGTGCCAGTTTCTGCTGGACACCTAGCTACCAACTCGGCCTCCTTACTTACAACGGGGGGGATCCGACTGCAGCCAGCAGCTGGACAAAGACGGGGCCCTTCTTCAGCTCGGCAAATGGAAACTACGGTCCGGGACACAATTC GTTTGTCAATAGCCCGGACGGCACCGAGATCTGGAACATCTACCATGCGACCTCCATCTCAACTGGTAATTGTGATGGCAACAGGTACACCGCGGCCAAGAAGGTGACCTGGAATTTGGATGGCTCTCCCAACTTTGGCAGCCCCGATCCCCTAGGCGTTGTCACTCCTGGGCCCTCGGGGGAGTAA
- a CDS encoding glycoside hydrolase family 43 protein (CAZy_ID 267899) → MKRSGLLGTVALLFPALVSAYALPGECTGVCNNSHDPSIIRRADGTYFRFSTGGKIAIHTAPSLTGPWTYRGAALPAGSSINLDGNQDLWAPDVAQVGDQYYLYYSVSTFGVQNSAIGIARSSSLDAGTWTDLGSTGVTSSTGSAYNAIDGNLINEPGTSNYFLTFGSFWNGIHRVRMTPTKTNGNVYQVAFDPNDPAMEGPTVFKYGDYYYLFFSKGTCCGYDQNRPPAGQEYRIMVCRSTSPTGPFEDRDGKSCRSGGGTLVLPSHDWVYGPGGQGVYQDPEHGPVLYYHYVDTRIGYADGQKKFGWNRIDFSSGWPVV, encoded by the exons ATGAAGAGATCCGGCCTTCTGGGGACGGTGGCTCTTCTGTTCCCGGCCCTCGTTTCTGCCTATGCGCTCCCGGGCGAATGTACTGGAGTCTGCAACAACTCCCACGACCCGTCAATCATCCGCCGCGCAGATGGGACGTACTTCCGCTTCTCGACTGGTGGCAAGATCGCCATTCACACGGCGCCGAGCCTGACCGGCCCGTGGACCTATAGGGGCGCCGCCTTGCCGGCCGGGTCCTCCATCAACTTGGACGGGAACCAGGACCTCTGG GCCCCCGATGTTGCACAGGTCGGAGACCAGTACTACCTGTACTACTCCGTCAGCACCTTCGGCGTCCAGAACTCGGCCATCGGCATAGCCCGCTCATCGAGCCTGGACGCCGGCACCTGGACCGACCTCGGGTCTACCGGTGTCACCTCCAGCACGGGCTCGGCGTACAACGCCATCGACGGCAACCTGATCAACGAGCCGGGGACCAGCAACTACTTCCTCACGTTTGGCAGCTTCTGGAACGGCATCCATCGCGTCCGCATGACGCCCACCAAGACGAACGGCAACGTGTACCAGGTCGCCTTTGATCCCAACGACCCGGCCATGGAAGGCCCGACCGTCTTCAAGTACGGCGACTACTACTACCTTTTCTTCTCCAAGGGCACGTGCTGCGGCTACGACCAGAACAGGCCGCCCGCCGGACAGGAGTACAGGATCATGGTGTGCAGGTCGACCTCGCCCACCGGCCCCTTCGAGGACAGGGACGGCAAGTCGTGCCGCTCGGGCGGTGGAACTCTGGTGCTCCCGTCTCACGACTGGGTGTACGGCCCCGGCGGCCAAGGTGTCTACCAGGACCCCGAACACGGACCG GTCTTGTACTACCATTATGTTGATACTCGCATTGGCTATGCGGACGGCCAGAAGAAGTTTGGTTGGAATCGCATCGACTTTTCAAGCGGTTGGCCGGTTGTCTGA